A stretch of Peteryoungia algae DNA encodes these proteins:
- a CDS encoding TAXI family TRAP transporter solute-binding subunit codes for MKKFVIAMAGAMALTFAAPVSAQDKADWPGSMTIGTASQGGTYFIYGTGLAGLITEKLGVNTSAEVTGGPVQNATLIETGDHLMGLVTMGPAYEAWTGNSELAPGVEHKSLRALFPMYQTPFQVVALKSSGITSVADLDGKRVSVGPAGGTAATYWPRYFESVGVKPEISFSGANDATSQVKDGLIDAFAFAAGVPISAFAQIAAENDVNIFGFNADEQTKILEAMPELAAFEVPGGLYEGFPDPQSTVSLWNFAVANAEMPESLAYEITKLVMESNDRMMQIHATAAETIPANIEKNSFLPFHPGSVRYFEEKGITIPDALKGQ; via the coding sequence ATGAAAAAGTTCGTGATCGCTATGGCCGGTGCCATGGCTCTGACGTTTGCTGCACCCGTTTCCGCTCAGGACAAGGCCGATTGGCCGGGCAGCATGACCATTGGCACCGCCAGCCAGGGCGGTACCTACTTCATCTATGGCACGGGTCTCGCCGGCCTGATTACGGAGAAGCTCGGCGTCAACACATCGGCTGAAGTGACCGGTGGCCCGGTGCAGAATGCCACGCTGATCGAAACCGGTGACCACCTCATGGGCCTGGTGACCATGGGCCCGGCATACGAGGCCTGGACCGGCAATAGCGAGCTTGCGCCTGGCGTCGAGCACAAGAGCCTGCGCGCCCTTTTCCCGATGTACCAGACCCCGTTTCAGGTCGTTGCACTGAAGTCGTCGGGCATCACCTCCGTTGCAGATCTCGATGGCAAGCGCGTCTCCGTCGGTCCGGCCGGTGGCACGGCCGCGACCTACTGGCCGCGCTATTTCGAAAGCGTCGGCGTGAAGCCTGAGATTTCGTTCTCGGGTGCAAACGACGCGACGAGCCAGGTCAAGGATGGTCTGATCGATGCCTTCGCCTTCGCTGCCGGCGTTCCGATTTCTGCCTTCGCGCAGATCGCGGCTGAAAACGATGTCAACATCTTCGGCTTCAATGCTGACGAGCAGACGAAGATCCTCGAAGCCATGCCGGAACTGGCAGCCTTCGAAGTGCCCGGCGGCCTGTATGAGGGCTTCCCTGATCCGCAGAGCACTGTCAGCCTCTGGAACTTCGCTGTTGCTAATGCCGAAATGCCGGAATCGCTGGCCTATGAGATCACCAAGCTGGTCATGGAAAGCAATGATCGCATGATGCAGATCCATGCCACGGCTGCGGAAACCATCCCGGCGAACATCGAGAAGAACTCGTTCCTGCCGTTCCACCCCGGCTCCGTGCGTTATTTCGAGGAAAAAGGCATCACCATTCCCGATGCTCTGAAGGGCCAGTAA
- a CDS encoding sigma-54-dependent transcriptional regulator — protein MSSGQVLFVDDEEELRFSTSQALELHGLQVKAFASGEEILSRVGFGFDGVVVSDIRMPGLDGMTLLHRIRELDHEIPVILVTGHGEVQLAVKAMREGAYDFIEKPFASQALAGVVRHALDRRSLVLENRRLRAVAGKRDDIETRLPGRTPVMVDLRYRLRAIGATEADALIIGETGAGKEVVARGLHDVSSRSKGPFLGINCASLPETLIESELFGHEAGAFPGALRARYGKFEHGRGGTILLDEIGSMPFELQAKFLRVLQERTITRLGSNETVPLDVRFLATSKVDLESEVAAGRFRADLFYRLNVVTIHVPSLAQRRADIPLLFLHLVREASARYGREDIEVEPEILAQIAERDWPGNVRELRNAADRLVLGLETGLDGTADHEAVATRLAEKMAAYEKQLIASAIAAHGGALKPVYEQLGISRKTLYEKMQKHGLDKSLALDGRD, from the coding sequence ATGAGCTCAGGACAGGTGTTGTTCGTCGATGACGAGGAGGAGCTGCGCTTCTCCACCAGTCAGGCTCTGGAACTGCACGGGCTCCAGGTGAAGGCCTTCGCATCGGGCGAGGAAATCCTGTCGCGGGTCGGCTTCGGTTTCGATGGCGTTGTCGTCAGTGATATCCGCATGCCGGGGCTCGACGGCATGACGTTGTTGCATCGGATCCGGGAGCTCGATCACGAGATCCCGGTCATCCTTGTCACCGGGCATGGCGAGGTGCAACTGGCGGTCAAGGCAATGCGCGAAGGCGCCTATGACTTCATCGAGAAGCCTTTCGCCAGCCAGGCGCTGGCCGGCGTCGTTCGACACGCACTCGACCGTCGTTCGCTCGTCTTGGAGAACCGACGGCTGAGAGCTGTTGCGGGCAAGCGCGATGATATCGAGACGCGGCTTCCCGGGCGTACGCCGGTCATGGTCGACCTGCGCTACCGTCTCCGGGCGATCGGAGCGACGGAGGCCGATGCGCTGATCATTGGTGAGACCGGTGCCGGCAAGGAGGTCGTCGCGCGCGGCTTGCACGATGTCAGTTCCCGTTCGAAGGGCCCCTTCCTCGGGATCAATTGCGCGTCGCTTCCTGAAACCCTGATCGAGAGCGAACTCTTCGGTCACGAGGCTGGCGCCTTTCCCGGTGCGCTCCGAGCGCGCTACGGAAAATTCGAACACGGACGCGGCGGCACCATCCTGCTCGACGAGATCGGCTCGATGCCCTTCGAGCTGCAGGCGAAGTTCCTGCGGGTCCTGCAGGAGCGCACGATCACGCGTCTGGGGTCGAACGAGACGGTTCCGCTCGACGTGCGTTTCCTTGCCACAAGCAAGGTGGACCTAGAAAGCGAGGTGGCGGCGGGTCGCTTCCGTGCGGATCTCTTCTACAGGCTGAATGTCGTGACAATCCATGTCCCGTCGCTTGCACAGCGTCGCGCCGACATTCCGCTGCTTTTCCTGCATCTGGTGCGTGAAGCCTCGGCGCGATACGGCCGCGAAGACATCGAAGTCGAACCGGAGATCCTCGCCCAGATTGCGGAACGTGACTGGCCCGGAAACGTCAGAGAGCTGCGCAATGCGGCTGACCGGTTGGTGCTCGGCCTGGAGACAGGACTTGACGGTACGGCAGACCACGAAGCGGTTGCGACACGTCTTGCAGAAAAGATGGCAGCTTACGAGAAGCAGCTGATAGCCAGCGCCATCGCGGCGCATGGTGGAGCGCTCAAGCCGGTCTACGAACAGCTCGGCATCTCTCGCAAGACGCTCTACGAGAAGATGCAGAAGCACGGTCTGGACAAGAGCCTGGCCCTGGATGGACGCGACTAG